The following proteins come from a genomic window of Pseudomonas putida:
- a CDS encoding LysR family transcriptional regulator: MDMLHAMRTFTRVVECGSFAAAANALDISAAQVSRIVAELENQLQTRLLHRTTRRLRMSEAGERFLERSRQILLLTEEAVGEARGAHLTPRGRLRLHCPHGLGLLLMPLVAGYNALCPDVVVELTLSQRNPDPLAEGHDVVITVDEALPDSQLIAVPLGTIFSIPCAAPSYLEVHGVPERPEDLHEHRCLRMAYPMYEGDWVFPQGLDHCVIAPRDSFLTNVADAMLVASELGMGIGLLPFYTASQAIEQGRLRRLLAPYRLRECALYAMYPSRHYLDAKVRTWIDYLKEQLPALFAGHEQIVDDTQYWR; the protein is encoded by the coding sequence GTGGACATGCTGCACGCCATGCGTACCTTCACCCGGGTAGTGGAGTGCGGCAGCTTCGCCGCGGCTGCCAATGCCCTGGACATTTCTGCCGCGCAGGTGTCGCGGATCGTCGCCGAGCTAGAGAACCAGCTGCAGACTCGCCTGCTGCACCGCACCACCCGGCGCTTGCGCATGAGCGAGGCCGGCGAGCGGTTTCTGGAGCGCTCGCGGCAGATCCTGCTGTTGACCGAAGAGGCGGTGGGCGAGGCGCGCGGCGCGCACTTGACCCCCCGCGGCCGGCTACGGCTGCATTGCCCGCACGGCCTTGGCCTGTTGCTGATGCCGCTGGTGGCCGGCTACAACGCACTATGCCCGGACGTGGTGGTGGAGCTGACACTGTCCCAGCGCAACCCCGACCCGCTGGCCGAAGGGCACGATGTGGTGATCACCGTGGACGAAGCCTTGCCCGACTCGCAGCTGATCGCTGTGCCGCTGGGCACCATCTTCAGCATCCCCTGCGCCGCGCCCAGTTACCTGGAGGTCCATGGCGTGCCCGAGCGGCCTGAAGACCTGCATGAGCATCGCTGCTTGCGCATGGCGTACCCGATGTATGAGGGCGACTGGGTGTTCCCGCAGGGGCTGGACCATTGCGTGATCGCGCCCCGCGACAGCTTCCTGACCAACGTCGCCGACGCGATGCTGGTGGCCAGTGAACTGGGCATGGGCATCGGGCTGTTGCCGTTCTATACGGCCAGCCAGGCGATCGAGCAGGGGCGCTTGCGGCGTTTGCTGGCGCCTTACCGTCTGCGTGAGTGTGCGCTGTATGCCATGTACCCGTCGCGGCACTATCTGGATGCCAAGGTGCGGACCTGGATCGACTACCTCAAGGAGCAGCTGCCGGCGCTATTTGCAGGGCATGAACAGATTGTCGATGACACGCAGTACTGGCGGTGA
- a CDS encoding DUF2790 domain-containing protein: MKRSIALLALSATFASFGAVAAPGAAQPAANDSTNYEYGMPLDVAKVVSISPASNIADCQVGTAHMVYVDHQGQTHEVNYREMGNCSQQ, encoded by the coding sequence ATCAAACGCTCGATCGCGCTGCTTGCGCTCTCTGCCACCTTCGCCTCGTTCGGCGCCGTGGCCGCCCCAGGCGCCGCGCAGCCGGCCGCCAACGACAGCACCAACTACGAATACGGCATGCCGCTGGATGTAGCAAAAGTGGTGTCGATCTCTCCGGCAAGCAACATTGCCGATTGCCAGGTGGGCACTGCGCACATGGTTTACGTCGACCACCAAGGCCAGACCCACGAGGTCAACTACCGGGAAATGGGTAACTGCTCGCAGCAGTGA
- a CDS encoding tRNA (adenine(22)-N(1))-methyltransferase, whose protein sequence is MNEQTLSMRLERVAAHVPQGARLADIGSDHGYLPVALALRGAIEAGVAGEVAQTPYASAQRNVRRNGLQERITIRLADGLEAIQAQDRISAVSICGMGGDTMCEILERGKARLSGSERLILQPNGGEGELRAWLMANSYRIVCEEVLRENRFDYEIIVAEPGEAVVYSAEELYFGPVLMREKSPAFVTKWQRMLRQKQQTLANFERARDAIAPHKLQDFARQVGWITQVLA, encoded by the coding sequence TTGAACGAACAGACATTGTCGATGCGCCTGGAGCGTGTGGCGGCGCATGTACCGCAGGGCGCGCGCCTGGCCGATATCGGCTCGGACCACGGCTACCTGCCGGTGGCGCTGGCGCTGCGTGGCGCGATCGAAGCAGGTGTGGCCGGCGAAGTGGCGCAAACGCCGTATGCTTCGGCCCAGCGCAATGTGCGCCGCAACGGCCTGCAGGAACGCATCACCATCCGCCTGGCCGATGGCCTGGAGGCGATCCAGGCGCAAGACCGCATCTCGGCGGTGAGTATCTGCGGCATGGGCGGCGACACCATGTGCGAAATCCTGGAGCGGGGCAAGGCGCGCCTGAGCGGCAGCGAGCGCCTGATCCTGCAGCCCAATGGGGGGGAGGGTGAGCTACGGGCCTGGCTGATGGCCAACAGCTACCGGATTGTCTGCGAAGAGGTGTTGCGCGAGAACCGTTTCGACTACGAGATCATCGTTGCCGAGCCGGGCGAGGCGGTCGTCTATAGCGCCGAAGAGCTGTATTTTGGCCCGGTGCTGATGCGGGAGAAAAGCCCGGCGTTTGTCACCAAGTGGCAGCGCATGCTGCGTCAGAAGCAGCAGACCCTGGCCAACTTCGAACGTGCCCGGGATGCGATCGCGCCACACAAACTGCAGGACTTTGCCAGGCAGGTTGGCTGGATCACCCAGGTGCTGGCCTGA
- a CDS encoding RidA family protein: MANIIFTPDSDAESISSDVAEFNGVLVTTQIPADLDGDIVQQSESTLQALKEALEKAGSGMDRVMHLTIYLTDMADRAAFNEVYQRFFSKPWPVRAAVGVAALAYPQMRVEVTAMAAKG; this comes from the coding sequence ATGGCCAACATTATCTTCACCCCGGATTCCGATGCCGAGTCCATTTCTTCCGACGTCGCTGAGTTCAACGGCGTGCTGGTGACCACCCAGATTCCAGCCGATCTGGACGGCGATATCGTGCAGCAGAGCGAAAGCACCCTGCAGGCACTGAAAGAGGCCTTGGAAAAGGCCGGCAGCGGCATGGACCGGGTCATGCACCTGACCATCTACCTCACTGACATGGCCGACCGCGCCGCCTTCAACGAGGTGTACCAGCGTTTCTTCAGCAAGCCGTGGCCGGTGCGTGCTGCCGTGGGCGTGGCGGCGCTGGCGTACCCGCAAATGCGTGTCGAAGTGACCGCGATGGCGGCCAAGGGCTGA